From one Aquicella siphonis genomic stretch:
- a CDS encoding class I SAM-dependent methyltransferase — MPNPYKDLKDHYLKQKQVLNELRARQITIAEKAVVKAEAKAAGLQTKIDVLSRNESHDPEEMRKLEKELKQAAVELSEARINLDEIRSLVNSEYTKDLGQLMESTRQQMAHPAPLANEKVEFMDLSNYDNFEKLDTENHHCMGYYRINGRHFSLWKSNEEDSMFKDTTRSHPLYDDRALQTMYGEQYFGDKATLQVGIPDRGPQEVERRKKISSLQVSEWKDSGIEVEGKKIVEIGGGSGYLSEEVKNQGGHPINVELCKERCESCEQRGIPTYNGFLQSGVANEDESLLFKSADIVACYDLLEHIVNPHQGFIQAVNAVLKTGGHLCIRIPEGNEPELHLVDHVNHFSFSSLKNFLSHFGFEYVERPEGKRYSGTFHEPQSEFHTDIHPNDVTEKAKHPLNTRRIENMTVYFRKTRDCDYSILDKYKISQSEKISMKNV, encoded by the coding sequence ATGCCGAATCCCTACAAAGACCTCAAAGATCATTACCTGAAACAAAAGCAAGTATTAAATGAACTGCGCGCGAGACAGATCACTATCGCTGAAAAAGCTGTTGTGAAGGCGGAAGCAAAAGCGGCGGGTCTTCAGACAAAAATTGATGTTCTCTCCCGAAACGAATCACACGATCCCGAAGAAATGCGCAAACTGGAAAAAGAATTGAAACAGGCCGCTGTTGAATTATCAGAAGCGAGGATCAATCTGGATGAAATCCGCAGCTTGGTCAATAGCGAATATACAAAGGATTTGGGTCAACTGATGGAATCCACTCGTCAACAGATGGCACATCCCGCTCCGCTAGCCAATGAAAAAGTGGAATTCATGGATTTATCCAATTACGACAACTTTGAAAAACTGGACACAGAAAATCACCATTGTATGGGTTATTACCGCATTAATGGACGGCATTTCTCTTTATGGAAATCCAATGAAGAAGACAGCATGTTTAAAGATACGACGCGCTCTCACCCTCTCTATGATGATAGAGCCTTACAAACCATGTATGGAGAACAATATTTTGGCGACAAAGCGACGCTGCAGGTCGGCATTCCGGATAGAGGCCCGCAAGAGGTGGAAAGACGCAAAAAAATCTCCAGTCTACAGGTTTCAGAATGGAAAGACTCCGGAATCGAAGTCGAAGGAAAAAAAATAGTCGAAATCGGCGGCGGCTCGGGATATCTCTCGGAAGAAGTAAAAAACCAGGGCGGCCATCCTATCAATGTCGAGCTGTGCAAGGAACGCTGTGAAAGCTGCGAGCAACGAGGGATTCCGACATATAATGGATTTTTGCAATCCGGCGTCGCCAATGAAGATGAATCGCTCTTGTTCAAATCGGCGGATATTGTCGCCTGCTACGACTTGCTGGAACATATCGTTAATCCGCATCAAGGCTTCATCCAGGCAGTGAACGCCGTTCTGAAAACCGGCGGCCACTTGTGCATACGCATTCCCGAAGGAAATGAACCGGAACTGCACCTGGTTGATCATGTGAATCACTTCAGTTTTTCCAGCCTGAAGAACTTTCTCAGTCATTTCGGTTTTGAATACGTGGAACGTCCGGAGGGCAAACGATATAGCGGAACCTTCCACGAACCTCAGTCTGAATTTCATACTGATATTCATCCCAACGATGTAACTGAAAAGGCAAAACATCCCCTGAATACACGCCGCATCGAAAACATGACTGTATATTTTCGCAAGACCAGGGACTGCGATTACAGCATTCTGGATAAATACAAGATCAGCCAGAGCGAAAAAATCAGCATGAAAAATGTTTGA
- a CDS encoding BlaI/MecI/CopY family transcriptional regulator: protein MMEKYQLTPVEHELMEIIWKLGQGTVRDVIACLHPTRHLAYTSVSTILRILQQKNILKAVKAGKQHIYQPLLSKETYAAHSVKNMVKQVFAGDSVNLVAYLVNKNDLSLDDIQAIQTLLESKKKELGK, encoded by the coding sequence ATGATGGAAAAATATCAGCTGACGCCGGTCGAACACGAGTTAATGGAAATTATCTGGAAACTGGGACAGGGCACGGTCCGCGATGTCATTGCCTGTCTGCACCCAACCCGCCATCTCGCCTATACATCCGTTTCGACTATTTTAAGAATCTTGCAGCAGAAGAATATCTTGAAGGCCGTCAAAGCGGGAAAGCAACATATTTATCAACCGCTCCTCAGCAAGGAAACCTATGCTGCTCACTCTGTCAAAAATATGGTGAAACAGGTTTTTGCAGGCGACTCTGTCAACCTGGTCGCCTATCTTGTAAACAAGAATGATTTGTCACTTGATGACATTCAGGCCATCCAGACATTGCTGGAATCCAAGAAAAAGGAACTGGGAAAATGA
- a CDS encoding biliverdin-producing heme oxygenase, with translation MSLISRLHRNPLHNTAHYHPYMARYHEEGFTVLDHYRHLRQILFIYQALEIKLQDPAFSPKLPDDLDLSFALNRSAAIQNDLAFLKPLIPLVYQNEILPATREYAEQIRSIDVSTNEGRNQLFSHFLIRILGDLFGGQGLKSCAITAYQKAGIYQDKDPVPGTEQYHFRPGALKDFSSWLNRLELNDEQENDIVRHADDAYQKHINLFSDLESTRPASAVPKPFTAKTSVAQNTSSFFSCNTLTKAAAVGALALSTGLVITAAITRLT, from the coding sequence ATGTCACTCATATCAAGACTCCATAGAAATCCCTTACATAACACCGCTCATTATCATCCCTACATGGCAAGATATCATGAAGAGGGATTCACCGTTCTGGACCATTACCGGCATCTTCGTCAAATCCTGTTCATCTATCAGGCATTGGAAATAAAACTCCAGGATCCGGCGTTCTCCCCCAAATTACCGGACGATTTAGATTTATCCTTCGCACTAAACCGTTCGGCCGCGATTCAAAATGACCTGGCATTCCTCAAGCCATTGATCCCTCTCGTCTATCAAAATGAAATCCTGCCCGCCACACGTGAGTATGCGGAACAAATTCGCAGCATCGATGTATCCACCAATGAAGGCCGAAACCAGCTTTTTTCACATTTCCTGATTCGAATCCTGGGCGATCTGTTCGGCGGCCAGGGACTGAAATCCTGTGCCATTACGGCATATCAAAAAGCGGGAATTTATCAGGATAAGGATCCTGTTCCGGGCACAGAGCAATATCATTTCAGACCGGGAGCGTTAAAGGATTTTTCATCCTGGCTGAACAGGCTTGAGTTAAATGACGAACAGGAAAATGACATCGTGAGACACGCGGACGATGCTTACCAAAAACACATCAATCTATTCTCGGATCTGGAATCAACACGTCCGGCCAGCGCGGTCCCGAAGCCCTTCACAGCCAAAACCAGTGTCGCGCAGAATACTTCCAGCTTTTTCAGCTGCAATACATTGACAAAAGCCGCGGCCGTCGGCGCCCTGGCTCTGTCCACGGGGCTGGTAATCACCGCCGCCATCACCCGCCTCACCTAA
- a CDS encoding outer membrane protein has protein sequence MFKKFLTTTAIFVGSLSTAFASGSFYLGPALTYTDYQSHDLHYVGLNPGIQAGYGGWARDWLYFAAEVFATTGSITIGNDKDNASLKTDYNYGISFIPMINLDDVLFGYLRLGYIQTKFKSVSETKGAYQIGAGLEGNLTECWYLRGEYVYTPYTSVGSIGSVRSNQVTASLIYRFESLLG, from the coding sequence ATGTTTAAGAAATTTTTAACCACTACTGCTATTTTCGTAGGAAGTTTGTCCACGGCTTTCGCATCGGGCTCGTTTTACCTGGGACCCGCATTGACCTATACAGATTATCAATCACACGACTTGCATTATGTGGGTCTGAATCCGGGTATTCAGGCGGGTTATGGCGGTTGGGCGCGCGACTGGTTATATTTCGCGGCTGAAGTGTTTGCTACCACGGGATCCATCACGATAGGGAATGACAAAGATAACGCCTCGCTGAAGACAGATTACAATTACGGCATCAGTTTCATTCCTATGATTAATCTGGATGATGTGTTATTTGGCTATCTCAGGTTGGGTTATATCCAGACCAAATTCAAGAGTGTCAGTGAAACAAAAGGGGCATACCAGATTGGCGCGGGCCTGGAAGGAAACTTGACGGAATGCTGGTATTTACGCGGTGAATATGTTTATACCCCTTATACTTCGGTGGGTTCTATAGGGTCTGTTCGTTCGAATCAAGTCACGGCCTCTCTTATATACCGGTTCGAATCCTTGCTAGGCTAG
- a CDS encoding BON domain-containing protein translates to MNSNQNLRAKGGTILMRNKWISCCVLLAAVFGLQGCMNMATTGAQAVYNRHSIEKNLKDQYLTMQAYQGLYIKTKKFKNTNIAISTYNQEMLLAGQVPESWQKHEAEKIVKAIPDVGNVYNLIEVQSPSSTLTRISDTWITAKVKTKLIASNDLDASQIKVVTENGIVFLMGILPPDQANAAVEIASNTDGVLSVVKIFSYMKISKKLA, encoded by the coding sequence ATGAATTCTAATCAGAATCTGCGAGCAAAAGGCGGTACGATTCTCATGAGAAATAAATGGATAAGCTGTTGTGTGTTGCTTGCTGCGGTGTTTGGTCTGCAAGGATGCATGAATATGGCGACCACCGGCGCGCAAGCTGTTTATAACCGTCACAGTATCGAAAAAAACTTGAAAGACCAGTATCTGACCATGCAGGCGTACCAGGGTTTATACATCAAAACCAAGAAATTCAAGAATACCAATATCGCAATTTCTACTTACAATCAGGAAATGCTGCTGGCGGGGCAAGTGCCGGAATCCTGGCAGAAACACGAGGCTGAAAAGATTGTCAAAGCCATTCCGGATGTAGGCAATGTATATAATCTGATTGAGGTTCAAAGCCCCTCTTCCACTCTGACCCGCATCAGTGATACCTGGATCACTGCCAAAGTCAAAACGAAGCTGATTGCGTCGAATGACCTGGATGCCTCGCAAATCAAGGTGGTGACAGAAAATGGAATTGTTTTTCTAATGGGAATTTTACCGCCAGATCAGGCGAATGCAGCGGTGGAAATTGCCAGTAACACTGACGGTGTCTTGAGCGTGGTAAAAATATTTTCTTATATGAAGATCAGCAAGAAGCTGGCTTGA
- a CDS encoding M56 family metallopeptidase, which yields MMRDILSLHTYFFINFAVMTGYVFARLITAVPVLNARMQQIHKLKFARSCLLASLLIFLVISPLARMALSSAPDNDFQPVFHHAAAFFSKPRQAVAIQLANAEYIPSALPAMNAVLLVILAGIGMSMIIYFRNMLRLINILKHAYCRHKIHRVRVLFSASCNTAFCWSMPRRHYIILPEKILEHSSDKYLAVRHELQHIRQGDTAWIHLMQLLRWIFFCNPFLYLWIRWLSELQEFACDEEIILKRTTSPAAYAQCLVNAARNAMETELPTSGVIAINGISKSILYRRVNMLFSYKKKRHKLALMTAHTISLLVISTAALAVNGLSPAAPVSTHEIAAIVKKSSWSKVFHIQATSEVVEEINRIRTHDQASAQMRAALDRMAEYKPFLLKEFRSKSMPADLLALPLVESGYRPLDENVNPVRAAGIWQIIPSTGKRLGLVIDGQRDDRMNMKLATAAALSYLNLLHTQFHDWKLAVIAYEIGENETARLIQKTGSRDAWVLARSPALAEKYQTELKKYLAMFDAAVIIMNHPELIQM from the coding sequence ATGATGCGTGACATTTTAAGTTTACACACCTATTTTTTTATCAATTTCGCAGTCATGACGGGATACGTATTCGCGCGTTTAATAACGGCGGTTCCTGTGTTGAATGCCAGAATGCAGCAAATTCACAAATTGAAATTCGCGCGATCATGCCTGTTAGCGTCCCTGCTCATATTCCTGGTCATTTCTCCGCTGGCGCGCATGGCGCTATCGTCAGCGCCGGACAATGATTTCCAGCCAGTGTTTCATCACGCGGCCGCATTTTTCAGCAAGCCCCGGCAAGCTGTCGCCATTCAATTAGCCAACGCGGAATACATTCCATCCGCGCTGCCTGCCATGAATGCCGTATTGCTTGTCATTCTTGCGGGCATAGGCATGAGCATGATCATTTATTTCCGCAATATGCTGAGATTAATAAATATCCTGAAACACGCATATTGCCGCCACAAAATCCATCGCGTTCGGGTGTTGTTCTCAGCCTCCTGCAATACTGCATTCTGCTGGTCCATGCCGCGCCGTCATTACATTATACTACCCGAAAAAATCCTGGAACATTCCAGTGACAAATATCTGGCTGTGCGCCATGAATTGCAGCACATACGCCAGGGAGATACCGCCTGGATTCATCTCATGCAACTATTGAGATGGATATTTTTCTGTAATCCCTTTTTGTATTTATGGATACGCTGGCTTTCCGAATTACAGGAATTCGCGTGTGATGAGGAAATCATCCTGAAAAGAACAACCTCCCCTGCCGCCTACGCACAATGCCTGGTCAACGCGGCGCGGAACGCCATGGAGACGGAATTGCCCACATCTGGTGTGATCGCAATAAATGGTATTTCCAAATCGATACTTTACAGGAGAGTCAACATGTTATTCAGTTACAAAAAAAAGAGACACAAACTCGCGTTGATGACTGCGCACACAATTAGTCTGCTCGTCATTAGCACGGCCGCGCTGGCCGTAAACGGACTGTCACCGGCGGCGCCCGTATCAACGCATGAAATCGCCGCCATCGTCAAAAAATCATCCTGGTCGAAGGTGTTTCATATACAAGCGACATCCGAAGTGGTTGAAGAAATAAACCGTATTCGCACGCATGATCAGGCTAGCGCGCAAATGCGAGCCGCGCTGGATCGCATGGCGGAATACAAACCGTTTCTGCTGAAAGAATTCAGATCCAAATCAATGCCGGCAGATTTGCTCGCGCTGCCGCTGGTGGAATCAGGATACAGACCGCTGGATGAAAACGTCAATCCGGTGCGCGCGGCCGGAATCTGGCAAATCATTCCCAGCACAGGCAAAAGACTTGGACTGGTGATTGACGGTCAGCGTGACGATCGCATGAACATGAAACTTGCCACTGCTGCGGCATTATCTTACCTGAATTTATTGCATACGCAATTTCATGACTGGAAACTTGCTGTCATCGCATACGAGATCGGAGAAAATGAAACAGCAAGACTGATTCAGAAAACCGGTTCGCGCGATGCATGGGTGCTGGCCAGATCACCCGCTCTTGCCGAAAAGTATCAGACCGAATTGAAAAAATATCTGGCCATGTTTGATGCCGCAGTCATCATCATGAATCATCCTGAATTAATTCAAATGTAA
- a CDS encoding DUF4442 domain-containing protein — protein sequence MYKTLWRETLLLWMFSLIRLPMVFWLKPRIVEISENRAVIMMRFNRRTRNHVNSMYFGVLCVGAELAGGTLAMNIFHGQKEKFTFVFKDFGADFLKRCEGDTFFACDEGRIIADTVALARQTGERQNVTLSVIATVPSKYGDEPVGKFRLTLSLKRKP from the coding sequence ATGTATAAAACTTTATGGCGTGAAACACTATTACTATGGATGTTCAGCCTGATCAGGCTGCCTATGGTGTTCTGGCTCAAGCCGAGGATAGTCGAAATAAGCGAGAACCGGGCTGTAATCATGATGCGGTTCAACAGGCGTACCCGGAATCATGTTAATTCCATGTATTTTGGCGTTTTGTGTGTAGGGGCAGAACTGGCCGGCGGCACGCTGGCGATGAATATATTCCATGGACAAAAAGAGAAGTTCACATTCGTATTCAAGGACTTTGGTGCCGATTTTTTGAAGCGCTGCGAAGGAGATACTTTTTTTGCCTGTGATGAGGGGCGGATTATTGCGGACACGGTTGCCCTGGCGCGCCAAACCGGTGAACGGCAGAATGTCACATTGAGTGTTATCGCAACAGTGCCCTCTAAATATGGCGATGAACCGGTTGGCAAATTCCGTTTGACCCTGTCATTAAAACGGAAGCCGTGA
- a CDS encoding septal ring lytic transglycosylase RlpA family protein, whose amino-acid sequence MLAIIRMIMAACVFLLLSACADQNSNGSISSSGEPGGAYCKNKSSLCYKQDGKKYQVMKTSRNYEEKGVASWYGKKFNKKRTSSGERYNMYKMTAAHKTLPLSTYVQVTNLSNGKRVIVKVNDRGPFIGNRLIDLSYAAAKKLGMVNQGIAPVSIKAVKV is encoded by the coding sequence ATGTTAGCAATAATCAGAATGATCATGGCTGCCTGTGTATTTCTATTGTTAAGCGCGTGCGCGGACCAGAACAGTAATGGCTCCATTTCTTCATCCGGCGAACCAGGCGGTGCTTACTGTAAAAACAAAAGCTCCCTGTGCTACAAACAAGATGGAAAAAAATATCAAGTCATGAAGACGAGCAGGAATTATGAGGAAAAAGGCGTCGCGTCCTGGTATGGAAAAAAATTCAATAAAAAGCGCACCTCTAGCGGCGAACGTTACAACATGTACAAAATGACCGCCGCACACAAGACCCTGCCGTTATCCACTTACGTTCAAGTAACCAATCTGTCCAATGGGAAAAGAGTCATTGTAAAAGTCAATGACCGCGGCCCTTTCATAGGAAACCGCTTGATCGACTTGTCGTACGCCGCCGCCAAGAAACTGGGCATGGTCAATCAGGGCATAGCGCCCGTCTCTATCAAGGCGGTCAAAGTATAA
- the ggt gene encoding gamma-glutamyltransferase gives MLGIRKIPPLLLLSFPLLCMAGDVHQPVSASQGMVVSEQKIASQAGVTILRAGGNAIDAAVAVGYALAVVNPCCGNIGGGGFMVIRLADGRNTVINFREKAPLRATQNMFLDKFGNVVPGSTTNGYLAVAVPGTVAGLELALTRYGTMTRRQVMEPAILLAENGYRVTAFDARWFQAYASTFRTQPNVAAIFLKQGKPYQTGDLLIQQDLAQTLKLIAENGAHEFYKGSIARHIVESSNRHGGILTLEDFSTYQAEELSPLTCRYRGYDVLSVPPPSSGGVTLCEMLGILQHFSLSNEGFRSAQSMQNIIEAMRYGFNDRNTFLGDPDFVKNPLEQMLSRARMESLADKIKATRLIQPENIMIDFHENTDTTHYSIVDRFGNAVAVTYTLNGFFGAKVIADHTGFFLNDEMDDFTVKPGFANKFELVQSSANAISPGKRPLSSMTPVIVMKNGRVFLVLGSPGGPRIITAVLLTLINVIDYGMNIRAAVDAPRFHYQGTPDIVDIEPLTLSFLTSKALEYRGYHITTQSPWAAVEAVLIDKANGMRYGANDDRRPDGAALGY, from the coding sequence ATGTTAGGAATAAGGAAAATTCCGCCGCTGCTACTCTTGTCTTTTCCGCTGCTGTGCATGGCAGGCGATGTCCATCAGCCTGTCTCCGCCAGTCAGGGCATGGTGGTCAGCGAACAGAAGATAGCCTCCCAAGCGGGCGTGACAATCTTGCGCGCAGGCGGAAACGCGATTGATGCCGCCGTCGCGGTCGGTTACGCCCTCGCGGTCGTGAACCCCTGCTGCGGAAATATCGGCGGAGGCGGATTCATGGTTATCCGCCTCGCGGATGGGCGCAATACTGTCATCAATTTTCGTGAAAAGGCGCCGCTGCGGGCGACGCAAAACATGTTTCTGGATAAATTCGGCAATGTCGTTCCCGGAAGCACAACGAATGGTTATCTTGCTGTCGCGGTTCCCGGCACCGTAGCGGGCCTTGAATTAGCCCTGACCCGGTACGGAACCATGACGCGCAGACAAGTCATGGAGCCTGCCATACTGCTCGCTGAAAACGGGTACCGCGTCACCGCCTTCGATGCCCGCTGGTTTCAGGCGTACGCATCAACCTTTCGCACCCAGCCTAATGTCGCCGCCATTTTTTTGAAGCAGGGCAAACCCTACCAGACCGGTGACTTGCTGATACAACAAGATCTTGCCCAGACACTCAAGCTGATTGCGGAAAATGGCGCGCATGAATTTTACAAAGGCAGTATCGCGCGTCACATTGTTGAATCCAGCAATCGTCACGGAGGAATCCTGACACTGGAAGACTTTTCAACGTACCAGGCTGAAGAACTCTCGCCCTTGACTTGCCGCTACCGCGGCTATGATGTTCTTTCTGTTCCACCGCCCAGCTCAGGCGGGGTTACATTATGTGAAATGCTGGGAATTTTGCAGCATTTTTCCCTCTCGAATGAAGGATTCCGTTCCGCGCAAAGCATGCAAAATATCATAGAAGCCATGCGTTACGGCTTCAATGACCGCAACACCTTTCTGGGAGATCCGGATTTTGTAAAAAACCCGCTTGAACAAATGCTATCACGCGCCCGCATGGAATCGCTGGCTGATAAAATCAAGGCCACTCGCCTGATACAACCCGAAAACATCATGATTGATTTTCATGAAAACACTGATACCACTCATTACTCCATTGTGGATCGGTTTGGCAACGCTGTCGCGGTAACATACACACTCAATGGTTTTTTTGGCGCGAAAGTCATCGCTGATCATACCGGTTTTTTTCTCAACGATGAAATGGATGATTTCACCGTCAAACCAGGCTTTGCGAACAAATTTGAACTGGTCCAGTCCAGCGCTAACGCTATCTCTCCGGGCAAGCGGCCGCTCAGCTCCATGACCCCTGTCATCGTCATGAAAAATGGACGGGTATTTCTGGTTTTGGGAAGTCCTGGCGGGCCGCGCATTATTACCGCTGTCCTGTTAACACTGATTAATGTGATCGATTACGGCATGAATATCAGGGCAGCGGTTGACGCACCCCGTTTTCATTACCAGGGCACCCCTGATATTGTCGATATCGAACCGCTCACCTTGTCATTTCTGACCAGCAAAGCGTTGGAATACCGCGGCTACCATATCACCACTCAATCCCCCTGGGCCGCCGTTGAAGCCGTACTCATTGATAAGGCAAACGGCATGCGCTATGGCGCCAATGATGACCGAAGACCGGACGGCGCTGCTCTGGGTTACTAG
- a CDS encoding outer membrane beta-barrel protein has product MKPTHQRNIAFKSRAILLTAAASFMFAGTACADQSGFFPSASRILGTYTLDCAYWYAGGNIGLSRLHDKKTPNSANSVDENGPGWSVYGGYRFNALLGLELGYNQYYNSRESIGTGGHGSNIIAKTTHFAAYTALTGRYPLFNKISVIGKLGPAYSYALKEFTGGASASSGSVSAFGGIGFAYSMTRNADIVADWSMVQGNHYTGSAELYTLGMTYGFI; this is encoded by the coding sequence ATGAAACCAACCCACCAAAGAAACATTGCCTTCAAATCACGCGCTATCTTGCTGACCGCAGCGGCATCATTTATGTTTGCCGGCACGGCCTGCGCCGACCAATCAGGCTTTTTCCCCAGCGCGAGCCGAATTCTGGGTACTTACACCCTGGATTGTGCTTACTGGTATGCGGGAGGCAATATCGGTTTATCACGCCTGCACGATAAAAAAACGCCGAACTCTGCCAACTCCGTGGATGAAAATGGCCCGGGATGGAGTGTCTACGGAGGTTACCGGTTTAACGCCCTCCTTGGTCTGGAGCTCGGCTATAACCAGTACTACAACTCCCGCGAAAGCATTGGTACGGGCGGACACGGAAGCAATATTATCGCCAAGACAACCCATTTCGCCGCTTATACCGCTCTCACCGGGCGTTATCCCTTATTCAACAAGATCAGCGTTATCGGCAAGCTGGGACCGGCTTACAGTTATGCTCTCAAGGAATTTACCGGCGGCGCATCAGCCAGCTCAGGGTCTGTCAGCGCTTTTGGCGGCATAGGATTTGCCTACAGCATGACCCGAAATGCGGATATCGTTGCTGACTGGTCAATGGTACAGGGCAATCATTATACTGGCAGCGCTGAATTGTACACGCTAGGCATGACATACGGTTTCATTTGA